In Alteromonas macleodii, the sequence AAAGTGAAGGCATTTCCAGATGGCAACCGCGCCATTCCACTCACGTTCGAGCAAGGCAATGCAGCGAGAGATGCATTTAATAACAGCGTGTTAGGAAAATCGGAATCACAATATTCTGCATTTTGGTCGAAGCTAGTTTTTACTGGTCGCGGTACACCACCTGAGATGATTGCATCGGAAGACGAAATGTTGAAATTAGTTGCGACAAATCCAAATACAATTGGATTTATTGATGAGAGCAAAGTTGACAGCCAAGTAAAGGTTGTTGGCACGTTTTAAACTGGCCACCTCTAAAAAGCTTATTTTAGTCACAGTGCGACACACTTTTGTGCGTGTCGCACTGCACCTCTAAGTTAGTCTGGGTAACTGGCTAGATAATTAATATTGGCAAATGCCATTATCACGTCTTTTGCAAAATCTACTC encodes:
- a CDS encoding phosphate ABC transporter substrate-binding protein, with amino-acid sequence MKIIAALFLILSAPLYAGTAVIVNANNNSGIDIDTVKKIYLGKVKAFPDGNRAIPLTFEQGNAARDAFNNSVLGKSESQYSAFWSKLVFTGRGTPPEMIASEDEMLKLVATNPNTIGFIDESKVDSQVKVVGTF